A single genomic interval of Cucumis sativus cultivar 9930 chromosome 7, Cucumber_9930_V3, whole genome shotgun sequence harbors:
- the LOC101204303 gene encoding uncharacterized protein LOC101204303 — MSFLAGRLAGKEAAYFIQESKHAVGRLAQKNTAHKFPAQSPPSSHSLPHGEPQADILPEVLRHSLPSTIFREESANSSGSFSTSKWVLPSDPNYRSVSSNSLNPLRDFLSLPQVTFGPKRWELPQSENSILASTANDLRTDKHTPINPEKLKAAAEGLAHVGKAFAAATALVFGGATLIFGFTLSKLDVNNASEIQTKGKGMIEPKMEMIRQQLVPFKVWADDMSKKWHVERDNDIKEKPLIKELSKILGAKTPN; from the exons ATGAGCTTTTTGGCTGGAAGATTGGCCGGCAAAGAGGCGGCATACTTTATTCAAGAATCCAAACATGCCGTTGGTCGCCTTGCCCAAAAGAACACCGCCCACAAATTCCCTGCCCAATCACCGCCTTCTTCCCATTCTCTGCCCCACGGTGAACCACAAGCCGACATTCTTCCTGAAGTCTTAAGGCACTCTCTGCCCTCTACAATCTTCAGGGAGGAATCTGCAAACTCCAGTGGATCCTTCTCTACTTCCAAATGGGTTCTTCCCTCTGACCCTAATTACCGCTCTGTCTCTTCCAATTCTCTTAACCCTCTTAGGGATTTCCTCTCCCTTCCCCAGGTTACATTCGGCCCCAAAAG GTGGGAATTGCCTCAATCTGAGAACTCAATATTGGCCTCAACTGCTAATGATTTGCGGACCGATAAACATACCCCTATAAATCCTGAGAAGTTGAAGGCTGCTGCTGAAGGCCTTGCTCATG TTGGAAAGGCGTTTGCTGCAGCTACTGCGCTTGTCTTTGGTGGTGCCACCTTGATCTTTGGATTCACCTTGTCCAAGCTAGATGTCAACAAT GCAAGCGAGATtcaaacaaaaggaaaaggcATGATTGAACCAAAGATGGAAATGATTAGACAGCAACTTGTTCCCTTCAAAGTCTGG GCTGATGATATGTCAAAAAAATGGCATGTGGAAAGAGATAACGATATCAAAGAGAAGCCTCTCATAAAGGAACTCTCAAAGATTTTGGGTGCCAAGACTCCCAACTAA
- the LOC101203329 gene encoding beta-adaptin-like protein C: protein MSGHDSKYFSTTKKGEIPELKEELNSQYKDKRKDAVKKVIAAMTVGKDVSSLFTDVVNCMQTENLELKKLVYLYLINYAKSQPDLAILAVNTFVKDSQDPNPLIRALAVRTMGCIRVDKITEYLCDPLQRCLKDDDPYVRKTAAICVAKLFDINAELVEDRGFLDSLKDLISDNNPMVVANAVAALAEIQEDSSKPIFEITSHTLSKLLTALNECTEWGQVFILDALSRYKTEDAREAENIVERVTPRLQHANCAVVLSAVKMILLQMELITSTDIVRNLCKKMAPPLVTLLSSEPEIQYVALRNINLIVLKRPTILAHEIKVFFCKYNDPIYVKVEKLEIMIKLASDRNIDQVLLEFKEYATEVDVDFVRKAVRAIGRCAIKLERAAERCISVLLELIKIKVNYVVQEAIIVIKDIFRRYPNTYESIIATLCESLDTLDEPEAKASMIWIIGEYAERIDNADELLESFLESFPEEPAQVQLQLLTATVKLFLKKPTEGPQQMIQAVLNNATVETDNPDLRDRAYIYWRLLSTDPEAAKDVVLAEKPVIGDDSNLLDSTLLDELLANIATLSSVYHKPPEAFVTRVKTVSQRIDDDDYPEGSNSGHSEPPANAASGGGASPTTSDAPYSVTKRPVPTLAPAPSSSPPPASIPDLLGDLIGLDNSAIAPVDQSAAPAGSPLPILLTASAGQGLQISAQLIRHDGQIFYSLTFDNSSQMILDGFMIQFNKNTFGLAAAGPLQVPQLQPGSIANTLLPMVVFQNMSQGPPSSLLQVAVKNNQQPVLYFSDKILMHIFFTEDGRMERASFLETWRSLPDSNEVIRDLPTILINNVEAIVERLAATNMFFIAKRKHANQDVFYFSTKIPRGIPFLIELTTVIGSPGLKCAVKTPNIDMAPLFFEALEILLKE, encoded by the exons ATGAGCGGCCATGATTCCAAGTATTTCTCTACCACCAAAAAGGGTGAAATTCCCGAGCTCAAAGAGGAGCTTAATTCCCAGTACAAG GATAAGAGAAAAGATGCTGTTAAAAAGGTCATTGCGGCAATGACTGTTGGGAAGGATGTATCATCATTGTTCACAGATGTGGTGAATTGTATGCAGACTGAAAATTTGGAACTGAAAAAGCTTGTTTACTtgtatctaattaattatgccAAAAGCCAGCCTGATCTAGCAATTCTTGCTGTGAACACATTTGTGAAA GATTCACAAGATCCAAATCCTTTAATCCGTGCTTTAGCTGTAAGGACAATGGGATGCATTCGTGTGGATAAAATTACGGAGTATTTGTGTGATCCTCTTCAGAGATGCCTCAAG GACGATGACCCTTATGTCCGCAAGACAGCTGCCATATGTGTCGCCAAACTTTTTGATATAAATGCTGAGTTAGTTGAGGACAGGGGCTTTTTGGATTCTCTCAAAGATTTAATATCAGATAATAACCCGATGGTTGTTGCAAATGCTGTGGCAGCTCTTGCTGAGATTCAGGAGGATAGTAGCAAACCCATCTTTGAGATCACAAGTCACACACTGTCAAAACTTCTGACGGCTTTAAATGAATGTACAGA GTGGGGACAAGTTTTTATACTAGATGCACTATCTAGATACAAAACAGAGGATGCTCGTGAAGCAGAAAATATCGTGGAGAGAGTTACTCCCCGGCTACAGCATGCTAATTGTGCAGTTGTTTTATCAGCTGTGAAG ATGATTCTCCTACAAATGGAACTTATCACTAGCACTGATATAGTTCGAAACCTTTGCAAAAAGATGGCTCCTCCTCTTGTTACGTTGCTCTCATCAGAACCTGAGATACAATATGTTGCACTGCGAAATATTAACCTTATAGTACTGAAGCGACCCACCATTCTCGCTCATGAAATTAAG GTTTTCTTCTGTAAGTACAATGATCCAATCTATGTTAAAGTGGAGAAGTTAGAAATCATGATTAAGCTTGCATCTGATCGAAACATAGACCAG gtTCTGCTGGAGTTCAAAGAGTATGCTACTGAAGTAGATGTAGATTTTGTTAGAAAGGCTGTTCGTGCCATTGGTAGGTGTGCAATCAAGCTAGAGAGAGCAGCTGAACGGTGCATAAGTGTGTTGCTTGAGCTGATCAAAATTAAAGTGAACTACGTGGTCCAAGAGGCTATTATAGTCATAAAGGATATTTTCAGAAGATATCCTAACAC TTATGAATCCATCATTGCTACACTCTGTGAAAGTTTAGACACATTGGATGAGCCAGAAGCCAAG GCATCAATGATCTGGATTATTGGAGAATATGCAGAGAGAATTGACAATGCAGATGAACTTCTTGAAAGCTTCTTGGAGAGTTTTCCTGAGGAACCTGCACAAGTCCAATTACAATTGCTAACAGCAACGGTCaaactttttcttaagaaGCCAACTGAAGGACCACAGCAGATGATTCAG GCTGTTTTAAACAATGCTACTGTGGAGACAGACAATCCTGATTTGCGGGATCGTGCGTATATCTATTGGCGTCTCCTATCAACTGATCCAGag GCAGCAAAAGATGTTGTTCTTGCTGAGAAACCTGTGATTGGTGATGATTCAAATCTGCTTGATTCCACACTTTTGGATGAGCTTCTTGCCAATATTGCCACTTTATCCTCTGTTTATCACAAGCCCCCTGAAGCATTCGTTACTCGTGTGAAGACAGTGTCCCAGAGAATTGACGACGACGATTATCCTGAAGGAAGTAATTCAGGACATTCGGAACCTCCTGCCAATGCTGCTAGTGGTGGTGGTGCATCACCTACTACTTCAGATGCACCCTATTCAGTAACAAAAAGACCAGTCCCAACCCTTGCCCCTGCCCCATCCTCTTCTCCACCTCCAGCTTCAATTCCAGATTTACTTGGTGATCTGATTGGACTTGATAACAGTGCTATTGCCCCTGTTGACCAGTCTGCAGCTCCTGCTGG CTCTCCACTGCCTATTCTGCTAACAGCATCAGCTGGTCAAGGTTTACAAATCAGTGCACAGCTCATACGCCATGACGGTCAAATATTCTACAGTTTAACTTTTGATAACAGTTCGCAGATGATACTTGATGGTTTTATGATTCAGTTTAACAAGAATACCTTTGGCCTGGCAGCTGCAGGACCCTTACAG GTTCCGCAGTTGCAACCTGGATCGATTGCAAATACTCTCCTGCCTATGGTTGTGTTCCAAAATATGTCACAAGGTCCTCCAAGCTCACTCTTGCAGGTAGCTGTGAAGAACAACCAGCAGCCAGTGTTGTACTTCAGTGACAAAATTTTGATGCATATTTTCTTCACTGAGGATGGGAGGATGGAGCGTGCAAGCTTTCTTGAG ACTTGGAGGTCCCTTCCGGACTCGAATGAAGTTATCAGAGATCTCCCCACCATTCTTATAAACAATGTTGAGGCCATTGTTGAACGACTTGCTGCAACGAATATGTTCTTCATTGCCAAAAGGAAGCATGCTAACCAGGACGTTTTCTACTTCTCTACGAAAATCCCGAGAGGAATCCCATTCTTGATTGAGCTCACCACAGTTATTGGAAGCCCTGGATTGAAATGTGCCGTCAAAACGCCAAACATTGACATGGCACCACTCTTCTTTGAAGCCTTAGAGATACTTCTTAAGGAATGA
- the LOC101204790 gene encoding cytochrome b561 and DOMON domain-containing protein At5g47530 codes for MATKLQTFFIAALFLLSFSLSSSAQTCRNYNGFANNEVFAACVDHPVLNSFLHWTYNPSNSTLKIAFRRPSTAPDQWIAWAINQQDLAMFGSQALIAYRNSSGLPHVYTSSIERPFPTMQQSSLSFEVPQLSATYTNEEMTIFATINLPTGLTTINQVWQEGPMSQGSPASHNIVGDNRLSLGTLNLLTGSSTVAVDSVLKRRNIHGVLNAVSWGTLMPMGAIFARYLKVFKAADPAWFYLHVACQTSAYAVGVAGWATGIKLGGESAAVQYTTHRNIGIALFALGTLQVFALLLRPNKDHKYRIYWNIYHHSIGYSVIIMSIINVFEGLKILSPENKWRRAYTGVIIFLGAVAFVLELITWFIVIKRRRSNSNKFPHNINSNAKVENRV; via the exons ATGGCAACAAAACTCCAAACCTTCTTCATTGCCGCTTTGTTTCTCTTatctttttccctttcctcTTCAGCGCAAACTTGCAGAAACTACAATGGTTTCGCCAACAATGAAGTCTTTGCAGCTTGTGTAGATCATCCAGTTCTCAACTCTTTCCTCCATTGGACTTACAATCCTTCAAACTCCACTCTCAAAATCGCCTTTAGACGCCCTTCCACCGCTCCCGATCAATGGATTGCTTGGGCCATTAACCAGCAAGACCTCGCCATGTTCGGTTCTCAAGCTCTCATCGCTTACCGAAATTCCTCTGGTCTTCCCCATGTTTACACTTCAAGTATTGAACGACCTTTTCCAACTATGCAACAGAGCAGTTTGAGCTTTGAAGTTCCTCAACTTTCCGCCACTTATACCAACGAGGAAATGACCATTTTCGCAACTATTAATCTTCCCACTGGTTTAACCACCATCAATCAGGTGTGGCAAGAAGGTCCCATGAGTCAAGGCTCTCCAGCTTCCCATAACATTGTCGGGGACAATCGACTGTCACTTGGTACTCTGAATTTGCTTACTGGATCTAGCACAGTGGCAGTGGATTCTGTTCTTAAGAGAAGAAAC ATTCATGGAGTTTTGAATGCGGTGAGTTGGGGGACTTTAATGCCAATGGGAGCCATTTTCGCTCGATATTTGAAGGTCTTTAAGGCTGCAGATCCTGCTTGGTTTTACCTTCATGTCGCCTGCCAGACCTCCGCCTACGCTGTCGGTGTCGCCGGCTGGGCTACCGGTATCAAACTCGGCGGCGAGTCGGCTGCAGTTCAATACACTACTCATCGCAACATTGGGATTGCTCTGTTTGCCCTAGGAACTCTTCAg GTTTTTGCTTTGCTTTTGAGGCCAAACAAGGATCACAAGTACAGAATTTATTGGAATATTTACCATCACTCCATAGGATACAGTGTGATCATTATGAGTATCATCAATGTGTTCGAAGGTTTAAAAATCTTGAGTCCTGAAAATAAATGGAGAAGAGCTTACACTGGAGTCATCATCTTCTTGGGGGCTGTGGCCTTTGTTCTCGAACTTATTACATGGTTCATTGTGATCAAGAGAAGGAGATCCAATTCCAATAAGTTCCCACATAACATTAATTCTAATGCCAAAGTAGAAAACAGAGTCTAG
- the LOC101204066 gene encoding chromatin remodeling protein EBS isoform X1 → MAKTKPGKKDLDSYTIKGTNKIVRHGDCVLMRPSDSDKPPYVARVEKIEADHRNNVKVRVRWYYRPEESIGGRRQFHGAKELFLSDHFDVQSAHTIEGKCTVHTFKNYTKLENVGAEDYFCRFEYKAATGGFTPDRVAVYCKCEMPYNPDDLMVQCEGCKDWFHPSCMGMTIEEAKKLDHFLCSDCSSENEAKRSLNAFPVSPSAEAKVEPKRRKR, encoded by the exons ATGGCCAAGACTAAACCTGGGAAGAAAGATCTTGATTCATACACCATCAAAGGCACCAACAAAATTGTTCGAC ATGGTGACTGTGTGTTAATGCGACCGTCGGACTCTGATAAGCCTCCATACGTTGCTCGagttgaaaaaattgaagctGATCATCGGAACAATGTGAAGGTTCGAGTTCGGTGGTATTATCGACCCGAAGAATCAATTGGAGGTCGGAGGCAGTTTCATGGGGCAAAGGAGCTTTTTCTCTCCGACCATTTTGATGTTCAGAGTGCTCACACGATAGAGGGCAAATGCACGGTGcacacttttaaaaattataccAAACTTGAGAATGTTGGTGCGGAGGATTACTTTTGCAGATTCGAGTACAAGGCTGCCACTGGCGGATTCACACCAGACCGTGTAGCTGT GTACTGTAAATGTGAGATGCCATACAACCCCGATGACCTTATGGTTCAGTGTGAGGGATGCAAAGATTG GTTTCATCCATCATGCATGGGAATGACCATTGAAGAAGCGAAGAAGTTGGATCATTTTTTGTGTTCAGATTGTTCCTCCGAAAATGAAGCAAAGAGGTCCTTGAATGCATTTCCAGTATCACCTTCTGCTGAGGCTAAG GTGGAGCCAAAGCGCAGGAAGAGATGA
- the LOC101203820 gene encoding uncharacterized protein LOC101203820 produces MDISAMASVHLRAHNLLARNPYGRSCFHRPLAAKLQKNFKIQANIETKVASSRTQRIMEGISVTGEVGGAGGAYSYNALKRLDQIWSRICSDQEIPEAAQEVVRRVSGAFSRSDLEEKAIDTFDVLVCGGTLGVFIATALSLKGLRIGIVERNVLKGREQEWNISRKELLELVEVGVITEDEIEQATAMKFNPNRCAFEGKGEIWVENILNLGVSPEKLIELVKKRFISLGGVIFEGCNVSSICIYDDTTVMQLSDGNILSSQLTIDAMGNFSPVVKQIRRGRKPDGVCLVVGSCARGFRDNSTSDVIYSSSSLRKVGSSEVQLFWEAFPAGSGPVDRTTYMFTYIDPQPGSPKLEELLEEYWDLMPKYQGVSLDDLKILRIIYGVFPTYRNSPLPAAFDRVLQFGDASGIQSPVSFGGFGSLTRHLGRLSTGIYEAVTENFLDSNSLSLLNPYMPNLSSSWLFQRAMSAKQRSNISPYFINELLHVNFQSMQRLGDPVLRPFLQDVVQFVPLTQTLGLVMLTKPQLLPSIFKQVGIPVLLDWFGHFGMLGYYTFLSTFVDPIVRSFLSSLTPKETFEWKRRLEAWKYGAGLDYKL; encoded by the exons ATGGATATTTCGGCCATGGCCTCTGTTCATCTCAGAGCTCACAATCTTTTGGCAAGGAACCCATATGGAAGATCATGTTTTCATCGACCATTGGCGGCCAAACTCcagaaaaatttcaaaattcaagcaAATATTGAAACCAAAGTCGCATCTTCCAGAACCCAG AGAATAATGGAGGGCATATCAGTTACAGGGGAAGTTGGTGGTGCTGGTGGAGCTTATTCATACAACGCATTGAAGAGGTTGGATCAAATTTGGTCCAGAATTTGCTCTGACCAAGAAA TACCTGAAGCTGCTCAAGAAGTCGTTCGTCGTGTATCTGGTGCATTTAGCCGTTCTGATTTGGAAGAGAAAGCCATCGACACATTTGATGTGTTGGTGTGTGGAGGTACTTTGGGTGTCTTCATAGCAACAGCATTGAGTTTGAAGGGGCTCCGTATCGGTATAGTCGAAAGAAATGTTCTGAAAGGG AGGGAACAAGAATGGAACATTTCAAGGAAAGAGCTGTTGGAACTCGTTGAAGTTGGAGTTATAACAGAAGATGAAATTGAACAAGCTACAGCAATGAAGTTTAATCCT AACAGATGTGCATTTGAAGGGAAAGGCGAAATCTGGGTTGAAAACATTCTCAATCTTGGTGTCTC ACCAGAGAAGCTTATAGAGCTTGTGAAGAAACGTTTCATTTCCCTAGGTGGAGTCATCTTTGAGGGATGCAACGTTTCAAGCATTTGCATATATGATGATACGACT gTGATGCAACTTTCTGATGGGAACATTTTATCCTCCCAACTCACTATCGATGCAATGGGGAATTTTTCACCCGTGGTGAAACAG ATAAGACGTGGGAGGAAGCCTGATGGTGTTTGTTTAGTTGTTGGATCTTGTGCTCGTGGATTTAGAGATAACTCGACTAGTGATGTAATTTACAGCAGCTCATCCTTAAGAAAGGTTGGGAGCTCAGAAGTTCAACTTTTCTGGGAG GCATTTCCAGCCGGGTCTGGTCCGGTAGATCGAACTACTTACATGTTCACATACATCGATCCTCAACCAGGATCGCCAAAACTTGAAGAACTTTTAGAAGAATACTGGGATTTAATGCCAAAATATCAG GGAGTCTCTCTTGATGACTTGAAGATATTGAGAATTATATATGGCGTCTTTCCTACTTATCGTAACAG CCCGCTGCCAGCTGCTTTCGATCGTGTCCTTCAG TTTGGAGATGCAAGTGGCATTCAGTCACCTGTTTCATTTGGTGGCTTTGGAAGCTTGACTAGGCACCTTGGGAGGCTGTCAACTG GCATATATGAAGCTGTAACCGAAAACTTCCTCGACTCCAATAGCTTATCACTGTTGAATCCTTACATG CCAAATTTAAGTAGTTCATGGTTGTTTCAAAGAGCTATGTCAGCAAAGCAACGATCAAACATTTCTCCATATTTCATCAATGAGCTTCTTCATGTAAACTTTCAGAGTATGCAG AGATTGGGGGATCCAGTGCTAAGACCATTCCTTCAG GATGTTGTACAGTTTGTACCTCTTACCCAAACCCTAGGTCTAGTTATGTTAACCAAACCTCAACTTCTTCCATCAATATTCAAACAG GTTGGCATCCCGGTGCTGCTTGACTGGTTTGGGCATTTTGGCATGCTTGGCTACTACACGTTTCTCTCGACATTTGTCGATCCAATTGTAAG GTCATTCCTAAGTTCATTAACGCCAAAGGAGACTTTTGAGTGGAAACGACGACTTGAGGCCTGGAAGTATGGAGCTGGTTTAGATTACAAGCTATGA
- the LOC101204548 gene encoding uncharacterized protein LOC101204548, whose translation MASMLAAPTMASFHVSIGSKNYRKLKSHSVRAMRIEKPLEELYNVKVERKVSEERLSQLRVSSWSIWKTGKCKLPWDWQADQLVYIEEGEVRVVPEGSKQYMSFVAGDLVRYPKWFEADLFFNGPYQERYSFRAYGDDH comes from the coding sequence ATGGCGAGTATGCTGGCTGCTCCTACAATGGCCTCATTCCATGTGAGTATAGGGAGCAAAAACTATAGAAAGTTGAAATCTCACAGTGTAAGGGCTATGCGGATAGAGAAACCTCTTGAGGAATTGTACAATGTAAAAGTTGAACGGAAAGTATCGGAGGAGCGCCTTTCCCAGCTCAGAGTTTCGAGTTGGTCGATATGGAAGACAGGAAAGTGTAAATTGCCATGGGACTGGCAAGCAGATCAACTGGTATACATTGAGGAAGGTGAAGTGAGAGTGGTTCCGGAAGGGAGCAAGCAGTACATGAGTTTTGTGGCCGGAGACCTTGTTCGGTATCCAAAGTGGTTTGAAGCTGACCTGTTTTTCAACGGACCTTATCAAGAGCGGTACAGTTTCAGAGCATATGGTGATGACCACTAA
- the LOC101204066 gene encoding chromatin remodeling protein EBS isoform X2: MRPSDSDKPPYVARVEKIEADHRNNVKVRVRWYYRPEESIGGRRQFHGAKELFLSDHFDVQSAHTIEGKCTVHTFKNYTKLENVGAEDYFCRFEYKAATGGFTPDRVAVYCKCEMPYNPDDLMVQCEGCKDWFHPSCMGMTIEEAKKLDHFLCSDCSSENEAKRSLNAFPVSPSAEAKVEPKRRKR, encoded by the exons ATGCGACCGTCGGACTCTGATAAGCCTCCATACGTTGCTCGagttgaaaaaattgaagctGATCATCGGAACAATGTGAAGGTTCGAGTTCGGTGGTATTATCGACCCGAAGAATCAATTGGAGGTCGGAGGCAGTTTCATGGGGCAAAGGAGCTTTTTCTCTCCGACCATTTTGATGTTCAGAGTGCTCACACGATAGAGGGCAAATGCACGGTGcacacttttaaaaattataccAAACTTGAGAATGTTGGTGCGGAGGATTACTTTTGCAGATTCGAGTACAAGGCTGCCACTGGCGGATTCACACCAGACCGTGTAGCTGT GTACTGTAAATGTGAGATGCCATACAACCCCGATGACCTTATGGTTCAGTGTGAGGGATGCAAAGATTG GTTTCATCCATCATGCATGGGAATGACCATTGAAGAAGCGAAGAAGTTGGATCATTTTTTGTGTTCAGATTGTTCCTCCGAAAATGAAGCAAAGAGGTCCTTGAATGCATTTCCAGTATCACCTTCTGCTGAGGCTAAG GTGGAGCCAAAGCGCAGGAAGAGATGA